A region of the Geomonas subterranea genome:
GTCGGCGGGGATTTCCACCCTGGAGAGGAAGCCGCCGGCCTCCACGGTGGGGATGCCGTCGCCGTCCTCGTCGTTGAAGCTTCTGAAAAGGAGCGTCCCCTGGTCGTCGTACAGGTCGAGGAAGACGCGCAGCCCCGAGGTCCTTTGCAGGACCTGATAGGCGATCTCCACCTCGAGCGCCGTGCCGTTCTCGACGCTCTGCTGGACGTCCCGCCCATGCTGCCTGAGCGCTATCCGGTCGAAGCGGAAAACCGGGTCCGCGGGGAGGTCCCGCAACAGTTGGTCCAGGCTCCCGCAGTCGGCACCCCGGCTACCCTCCCGCAGGTACTCCTCGATGGCCGCCTGCGGCGTGCCATCGACCACGATCTCCCCTTCCCTCAGCAGGATGGCGCGTCCGCACAGCTGGCGCATCGCCTGCATGTTGTGGCTCACGAAGAGCACGGTGCGCCCCTGGGTTCCGACATCCTGCATCTTGCCGAGGCACTTGGCCTGGAACTGGGCGTCTCCCACCGCCAGCACCTCGTCCACCACCAGGATCTCGGGGTCGAGGTGTGCCGCGACCGCGAAGGCGAGGCGGACGTACATCCCGGAGGAGTAGCGCTTCACCGGGGTGTCTATGAAGGCGTCGATCTCGGCGAAGGAGACGATCTCGTCGAACCTTTTCCGGATGTCGGCCTTGCTCAGGCCGAGGATGGCGCCGTTCAGAAAGACGTTCTCCCGTCCGGTCAACTCGGGATGGAAGCCGGTTCCGACCTCGAGGAGGCTCGCGATGCGCCCCTTGTAGCGCACCTCCCCCCTGGAAGGGGCGGTCACCCGGGAGAGGATTTTCAAAAGGGTGGACTTGCCGGCGCCGTTTCTGCCGATGATGCCAAGGACGTCCCCCTGCCTCACCTCGAAACTCACGTCCTTGAGCGCCCAGAACTGGTCACCCCCGTGCCGCGCGCACGACCCGCCGACGATGGAGTTGGGGTCCTCCCTGCGGCGCACCCTGGACCACCAGCTCTGCAGATCCAGGGCGAGGGTGTGATGGTTCACGACGCCCAGCCGGTACTGTTTCCACATATGATCTACCTGTATAACGGGCTGGGTCATCTAGACGGTGTCCATGAAGGTCTTTTCCACGCGGCTGAACAGCAATACCCCGACCAGCAGGACTGCAGCGGTGGCGGCAAGGCTCTGCAGCCAGCCGGCAAGGGGGACCGGAGCCCCCCCGAGGAAGGCGTGGCGGAAGAGTTCCACCACGGGAGCCATGGGGTTCAAGTCGAGAAGCCAGCGCCATTGGGCAGGAACGGACGACGAGGGGTACACCACGGGGGTGGCGAACATCCAGAGCTGCACTCCGAAGCCGACCAGGTGCGACAGGTCGCGGTAGCGCGTGGTCATGGCGGAAACGATGATGCCGAAGCCAAGGCCGAGGGCCGCCATCTGCAGCACGAGAACCGGCAGCAAAGCCAGCGCGGGCTGCAACCCGACAGGCACTCCGCTCCAGCGGTAGTAGGCGATGAAGAGCAGAAAGAGCACGAGCTGGATACCGAAGGAGACCAGGCTGCTGATCACCACGGACACCGGGACGGCGATGCGCGGGAAATAGACCTTGCCGAAAATGTGCGCGTTGGCGACGAAGGTGTTCGAGGTGTTGTTCAGGCAGTCGGCGAAGTACCTCCAGGCCACGACGCCCGACAGGTAGAACAGAAAGGGAGGGATCCCCTCGGTGGGGAGCTTCGCGACGTTACCGAAGATGACGGTGAAAACCAGGGTGGTCAATAGCGGCTGGATCAGGTACCACAGCGGCCCCAGTATGGTTTGCTTGTAGACGGCTACGAAGTCACGCCAGACAAAGAGGGCGACCAGGTCGCGGTATCTCCAGATTTCCTTCGGGTCGACGTCGAACCAGCCGCTGCGCGGCCTGATTACCTTGTCCCATCCCCTGTCTGCTGCCTTCTCCATTGAACTCCCTGGGCGGATCAGCCGCGACCACGCTGGACCGACGGCGAGCTGGTCATGGCGATGCCAGCCTGCTGCGCACCAACCACGTGATCTTCTTGAACAAGGCACCCGCGTGGCGCAGGTAAAGCGTTTTGTGCCTCATGATGATCAGCGCCATCATGGCGAACTTGTGGCCAAAGCACATCGAATGATCCCGCGACACGCTTCGAACCCGGTAATAATACAGGATCTCTGGGATTTTTGACACCTCTTTGTTGAGCCGGGTCATGGAAACCCAAAAGTCCCAATCCTCCCACCCGTAGACAAACATGGGGCTGTACCCACCCACCCGTGCCCAGTCGCTCTTCCTGAAAAACGCGGCCGGATGGATCAGGTTGTCGAAGAGTTCGGCCACCGGGTCGTAGGGCGGCAGGTCCCAAAGCCCCTGTTCCTCGCCGAACTTCTCCTCGTCGCAGTAGACGATTCCCACCTCGGGGCGCGCATCGAGGATGGCCACGGCCTTCTCCATGTAGGTGGGGGCGATCCGGTCGTCGGCGTCCAGCGGGAGGATGTAGCTGCCGCGCGCCCGCGCTATCCCGGTGTTTCTGGCCCGGGAGACGCCGCCGTTCGCGGTGCGGAGCACCGTGGTCTTGGGGCGCCGGTACCCCTCCAGAAGCCGAACCGTGCCGGGATCGGTGGAACCGTCATCGACGATGATGATCTCGAAATCGGCGAAGCTCTGGGCCAGGACCGAATCGACGGTCTCGTCGAGAAAGGCGCCATGGTTGTAGCAGGGGATCACCACCGAGACCTTGGGAGGGGTCAGCATGCGTCCTCCGTGCCGGCCAAGGCGATCAGCCTCCTGATGAAGATCCTGTTCAACTCCTTCTTGACCAGGTACTCGAGCCGGTAGGGGAACTGCCAGCTGCCGCGCTTTTCGAGGAATTCCAGACGGACCTGGAACTCCTCTGCGTAGGCGCTGGCCGCTTCCATGGTGGAGCGGCTGCCGCCGTGCACGCAGAAACAGGCCAAGGGGTGGTTCACGGTGACCGGGTCTCCCAGCGCGCCAAGGCGCAACCAGAGGTGGTAGTCCATGCAGTAGCGCAGCGAGAGATCGAAGCCCCCCACCTGAAGGAACGCGCTTCTCTTCACGAAGGTGGCCGGATGCAGGATGATGTTGGAATGAATCAGCCTGCGGTACGAGTAGCGGCGCACCTTGATCTCGCGCAGGAAGCGCCCGGAGGGATCGACGAAGTGGAAACCGCCGGTGAGCCACACCCGCTCCGGATTCGCCTCGAAGATGGAGGCGACCTCTGCCAGCACGCCGGGGTCGAGGTAATACTCATCGGAGTGCAGGTGGGCGACGATCTCTCCCGTGGCGAGGGCGACCCCCTTGTTCATGGCGTCGGAAATGCCGTCATCGGGCTCGGAGACCCAGCGGATGCGCGGGTCGCGCGAGGCGTAGCTACGCACGATGTCCACGGTGCCGTCACTCGACCCGCCATCGACGATGACGTACTCGAGCTCGGGGTGGCTCTGGGCGAGCACGCTCTCGATGGCGCGCCCGATCTGGGCGGCGCTGTTGTAGCAGATTGTTATGACGGAGATCTTCATGACGGCGTCAGTTCCTGACCAGCCAGAAGGAGCCGGGCTCGCACTCGGGATGGCTGCCGAGGACGGGGCACTTTGCGCTGAGGAGGTCGAAGTGGTGCTGCTTCAGATAGTTCACCGCGCCTATGATCCTGAACTCGCGGTTCAAGGTCAAAAAGGCCTCGAGGAGGTACTGCTCGTTCCAGAACTTCACCTCGTCGACCAGCCACTGCTCGAAATAGTCCCGCGGCGTGAGGATGTCGTGCACGTGCACCACGACCCCGGGGCGAAGCGTGGGCAGAATCTGCAGGTAGATGGCGAGGACGTCCCCCTGGGGCCTGATCATGTGCGAGGAGTCCACGAAGAGGATGTCGCCGGGGCCGAGGGTCGAGAAGATAGAGGGGTCCACCTCCTCCACCCGGTGACGCAGCACCTCCACCCCCGCCTTCTCCAGCCAGGGCATCTCGTACGGCTCGATGCAGAGATGACGGCAGACGTAGCCGGGGTTATCCTCCGCGTTCTTCCTTATGGCGTTGCGCACCATGAGGGTGGAGTTGCCGCTGCCGATCTCGATCACGTTCGCGGGCGCCAGGCGGCGCACCATGCTGTAGAGGTATTCCGAGTCGCCGGCGCAGAAGAAGTCGTTACGGTAGTGGTACTCGAGCTCTCCGGTCGGCTCGTACGGGAAGCGGGCGAGCTCATCGGCGTAATGAAACTCACCCAGTATCTGCAGCTGTTCGGAAAGGTTCCACTCGATCCCGGGCAGTGCCCGCTCGGCGCTCAGGGGGTGACGCAGCCCGCGGCAGTCGAACTGCGGTTCGTAGTAGTGGCGGACGACAGGGAACACCCCGACCTTGAAGAGGATCCGGCGGGTGAGCGGCATGCGCTGGATCCCCGCCCGACGGATGAAGGCGAACAGCAGCGCCCCGAGGAAGGTGAAGGGGGCCAGGCAGATCTCCAGAAGCGGGAGGACCCGGTGCACGAGCGGCGCTATCTTTTCTACCAAGCGGTTCATCTGACTCCCAATGCCGGGCGCGGGGAGCGCCCGCTTCAATCGCGGGTAAGGGTGACGGCGGCGCCCTTTTCGCGCCATCCACCGCACATGAGGGTGAAAATCATGGCGACGCGGTCCCACTTCCCCAACAGGGCGCGGGTGAGGAGCGCTCCCGCCAGGGTCAGGTACACGGTGGGAAGCGCCGCCGGGTACCACCGTCTGGTGAAGAAGATCCGGTTGCGGATGTTCCAGTAATCGCAGGCGAGGCTTTTGCGGCCGGGATGGCTGCTGGTCCCTATCGCGCCGCCGACCTTGTGGTAGACCACGCTGTCCGGGGCGTACAGCATGCGGAAGCGGCCGCGCGAACGGAGCACCCAGTCGAGCTCCTCGAAGAACAGGAAGTACTCTTCGCACATGAGCCCGACCTCGCGCAGGAAGTCGGCGGAAACCAGCATCGACGCTCCGACGGGATAGCTCATGCGCCGCTCCACCTGGTCACGGTCGACCCGCTGCGGCCAGCGCCCCAGCCGCCCCAGGTGCCAGGCAAGTCCGAGCCAGCGGCAGTACCATCCGCCCCCGAGCGCCTGGACACGGCTGGGCTCCCCGTAGAGGAGCAGGGTCGAGCCGCAGATACCGGCTCCCGGGGTCCCGGCGAGGCGGTCCACCAGGTTCCCGAGCGCCTGGGGCTCCACCACCGTGTCGTTGTTGAGCAGCCAGACCCAGTCGCACCCCCTGGCCAGCGCGTAGCGCAACCCCACGTTGTTCCCCCCGGCGAAGCCCAGGTTGGCGCCGCACTCCACCAGGATCAGCGGGGCGTTTTCGTCCCGGTCTCCGCCGGCCTCGGCCGCGGCTTTCCCGTAGCGCACAAAAGGGATGGGGCGGTCAAGCGGCGAAGCGGCGAGACGGGCATAGCGCCCGCCGACCTGCGCCGGCTCGGTCCCGGCGGCCCATGCCCCGATCCGCTCCAGCGAGTTGTCAGTCGAACCGTTGTCGCAGACCACGACCCGGAAATCCCGGTACTCGGAGCGCAAAAGCGTTTCCAGGCACTCGAGGGTGTCGCGCCAGCCGTTGTAGTTGACCAGGATGACGTAGCCGCTCATCGGTAGATGGCGAGGGCCACCAAAACGGCCCAAAGCCCCCCAGTGACGAAGAGCGGCAGGTCCTTGAGCAGGGCATCGGTCGGGTCCCCCCCCCCTCCCCTCTTGACCCGCATGGTGTAGCGCAACAGCCCGAAGGTGCAAAGCGGCACGGTGTAGATGAGAGCGTGCCGGGAGAGCGCGTACATCGTGTAGGTGACCAGCACCGCCGCGCCGGTCATCGCCATCGCGAGGTCGAGGAATCCGGGGGGATAGCTCTCCAGGCTCTTGCGGTGCTCCCCGGCGCTGTCCCCAAGCCCTCCCTTCTCGCAGAGCCTCTTGCCGGTGCTAAGAAAAAGGGAGAGGAGAAAGACGGACAGGAAGAGCCACTCGGAAACCATCACGCCGGAGGCCGCCCCCCCCGCCTGAAGTCTCAGCACGAACCCGGAGGCGATGCAGAAGATATCGACGATGGGAAGCGCCTTGAGCCTCAGCGAGTAGCAGACGTTGATCACGAAATAGGCCACCAGATAGCGCCAGAAGTCCCCTTGCGCCATGAGCCCGCAGCCGATCCCGACAGCGGCGAGCAGCAGCGCGAAAAGCGAAGCCGCGGGGAGCGAGATGTCGCCGCTGGCCACGGGTCTGCCCCTTTTGACCGGATGCAGGCGGTCGCTTCCGGCGTCAACCAGGTCGTTGAAGACGTAGGTGGCACTGGAGGCGAGACAGAAGGCTGCGAAAGGAAGCCACATCCTCTGCATCATCCCCGGCTGCATGATGGCGCCGGAGAGGAAGGCAGGGAAGAAGAGCATGAGATTCTTGAGCCACTGGTGGGTACGCAGAAGACGAAGGTAGGGAATCATCGCTCCTCCAGCGCGGCGGCAAGCTTCAGTGCGGCCTTGATGTAATAGGCGTCGCGGGGGGCGGCTGTCGCGCAGCGGACGAAGCTGGCGCGGGCGCCGCCGCGGTCACCGCTCTCCAAAAGGAGCTGGCCGTTGTTGTAAAGGAGAATCGGGTCACCGGTCAGCGCGAAAAGCGCCTCGCTCACCGTGACGAGCTCGGAGATCAACGCCGCCTTCTCGGGGCCAGGCCCGAGCTTGGGCACGATGAGGTAATCGTTGGCCCTCAGTATCTCGAGCAGGTCCTTGTCCTGCTTCACCAGGTTCCACCCGTGCAGGTTGATGAGCCGGCGCTTCTCCTCCGGAGGGACCCCCTGCAGGCGCACCAAAAGCCTGTCCTTGCGAATCATCCGCTTGAGCATCTCGCTTATGTTGAGGGAGGAGGCAACCTCCAGCTCCTTCGCGGCCTCGGCGTACCTCCCCGCCTTGGCGTAGGCGATGGCCAGTTCGTGATGCAGCATCCCCACCGTGGGACTCGTGGCGATGCTGTCCTCGAAGAGGGCGATGTTGGAGCCCCAGATGCCGGTCCTGTGCCACGTGGCGAAGCCCGCAGCCGCGATGCAGCAAAACACGGCGATGAGCGCCAGGCGCTCCCGCAGTTGGGGAGCCCCGGCGGCATACCCGGTCAGGCCGATGGCGAAAAAGGCGGAAGGGATGTAGAGGTAACGCTCCGCCGCCACCGTCCAGGCCACGTCGAAGACACCGACTGCGACGGCCGGCAACAGGAACAGCGCCCCTATGCAGAGCATGGTGACGGTGGGGTAGCTCCTGCGCGCGAAAAGGCAGAAGAGGACCCCCGCGACGGCCGCGACCAGGTACCAGGCGGAAAGATCGACGATGGCGAAGCTCAGGGGCCAGGGAAGGAACATCTTCTTGACATAGAACCCGAACACCTCTCCGCCCAGAAGCAGCGACGCTGCGGGGCTTTTGATGTTGGCTATCAGCAGCTTGGCGAGGCTGTTCTCCCCCGCCGTCCTGGACAGCAGGACCGCCGAGATGAGGACCCCCATCAAAAGGTAGCAGGCTACCAGCACCCTTGCCTGCATCCGCACGGACTCCACGTGGAGTCCGGGGTGGAGATGCCTCAAGAGGGCGATCAGCAAGAGGGAAGCCGGGACGAAGACGATGGCGGTCTCCTTGGTCATGACGCCGGCGACCAGGAGGGCGATGCTGGCCACGGTGTGGCGCATCCTGCCGGTCTCCATACCCTTGAGAAGCGATATGCAGGCGAGCAGCACGAAAGAGGCGGCGAGGGGATCGGTGCGTCCGGCGATCCAGCTCACCGCCTCCGAGTTCACCGGATGCACGGCGAAGAGCAGCGCGGCGACCAGAGGCGCCCACCTGGTGCTCTCCGGCAGGAGCCGGCGCCCCAATAGGAGGACGAGCACCGCGTTGGCGGCGTGGATCAGGATGTTCTCCAGGTGCAGAATGATGGGATTCTGGCCGAACAGGAGGTGGTCTAGATAGAAGCTGAGAGCGATCACGGGGCGGTAGTAGTACCCCTGCCCAGGCGTGAGCGCGTCGGTCAGCCTGAGCCCCTGGGAACCGTAGAACTTCATTATGCCCACGTCGTCGATGGAGACTACGGTGCCGAAAACGGCACGGCTGTAGACTGCGAGGACGACTACGACCAGGAACAGCGCCTGCTTCTTAAGCCCGGTCGTCGTGCTGGTGAGCGAGAATCTCAAGTAGGAACGCCTCCATGTCCTTTCGTTGCGGCTCGATACGGTCGATGGTGGCGCCTGCGGCCACCAGATCGGAAAGCACCTGTTGCAGCTGCGCCTTTTCGACCTGCAGCTCCTCCTGGGCGCCCCCCCGGGTCACCTGCAACAGGTACCCTTCCAGGCCACTTTGCAGAATGTTGGCGACGCTGTCAATCGCCCGCAAGCGTCCGCCGACGACGATTCCCACCCTGTCGCATACCACCTCGACGTCGGCGGTGATGTGCGTGCTGAAAAAGACGGTCTTGCCGCGCCTTTTCAGGTCGCGGATGATCTCCTTCACCAGGGACCGCCCCACGGGGTCGAGACCGCTCATCGGCTCGTCCAGGATGTAGAGGTCGGGGTCATGGAGCATGGCCTGCGCGAGCCCAAGCCTCTGCACCATCCCCTTGCTGTAACCCCTCATGGGACGGTCCGCCGCGCCGGCGAGATCGAGCAGTTCGAGCAGTTGCGCCGACCGCGATGCTATGGCCCCGGCATCCATGCCGAAAGCTCTCCCCACGAAGCGAAGGTATTCCCGCGCGCTCAAGAAGTCGTAGAAGGAAGGGTTTTCCGGAAGGTAGCCGACCCGCAGGTGGGAGGCAGGATCCTGCACGGGCTTCCCGAACAGCGTCACCGTCCCCGCGTCCGGGCGTATGAATCCCATGATGGATTTGATGGTGGTGCTTTTGCCGGCGCCGTTTGGCCCCAAAAAGCCGAAAACCTCCCCGCTCCCCACCTGGAGGGAAAGGTCGCTCAGTGCGGCCACTTTGGCAAGCCTCTTGCCGCGATAGGTCTTGGAGAGGCGGTCGATTTCCAGTGGGTTCATTTACTGTCTCCTCGCTTGCGATCACGCATCAGCCTTTCCGCCGGGGTGAGGTAGGCGAACTTGCTGGTGCTGCGCACGATTCCCTTTTCGTCGAAGTAGTACTCGCCGCCGTACGGGTCCCTGGGCAGCTCTTTCAGAACGCCTTGGGCGACCAGGTCGGCGACCCGGTCGGGCTTTCTGTGGAACCTGCGCTCGAACTCCTCTCCCGCCTTTTGCACCGTCAGCGCCCCGATGAGCGCCCGCTTCCTGGTCTGATAGACCTCGAGGAGCTTGCGGTCAATGGTGCGACGCTGCATGAACTCGATGAAGTGCAGCCCCAGTTCGTTCTCGCCGGACTCGGAGAAGTAGCGCGCGGTCAGGTTGGCCATAAGCGGCTTGCCGGACAGCTCCGCGGCCTTTTTGAAGTACCGCGCGGCGCTGGAGTAATCCTTCTGGAAATAGGCGCAGTTGAAACCGGCGAAGAAGGGGAGCTGGTAGTCCCAGGTGCGGTACCTCATGCCGTAGTCGAGCATCGCGTTCACGTCGGTTATCTTCTTCAGGTCCCAGGTGAAGGCGGCCTGAGTGAAGTAATAGACGTCGGCGTTCCAGGGGTCGAGTTTCGACGAGGTGACCAGCGTCGCGTACATGTTCCCGTACTCCGGCTGCAGCACGATCTTTTGCTGCCACCTTTCCACCAGTGTCCCGTAGTAGAAGAGCACCTTGACGACGGCGTACTGCGCGACGAGGTGCCGGTGCTCGCCCGCCAGAAGCTTCAGGATCTTCGCATCCGGCAGGGACCCGAGCTTCACCGCCACGGGGCGGTTGGCCACCGCGGTGGTAAAGGGGATTATCACCGCCAGGTAGGAACAGAGAAGGAGTGCGAAGACGATCCTGGCCATCACGGCAACTCTCTCCTGGAGAAGCTCCAGACCGATACGGAGAGGATGATTCCCGTGTAGCAGGCGAAGTAAAGCAGCGTGAGCAGGAGCGTCACGGGTGCCAGGGGGAGCGCGTAGATGGCGTTGGTCTTCAGATCGAAAGCCGAAAAATTGGGAATGACGTAGTAGACCGCCTTGATGGCGACCCGCGCGATGGGGACCAGTTCCTTGCCGTACGCCCCCATGGTCATCTCGTACACGTCCTGGCTCGCGCTCCCGGTCATGTAGACCGCGATGGCGCCGAGAAAGGGGAAGTAAAAGGAGGTACTGACTGCCGACAGGAGGATGGCGAGGGCGAGTAGCAGCACGGACTTCAGGTACTCGAAGAAGACCGCCGCGAAGAAATTGTCCCAGCGCACCGGGATGTCAGGGGGGTAGCTTCCCGCTGCCACCTTGATCGCGGCAAACGAGCCGGCACCGAAGACGACGGTTATCACTGCCAGCAAAAGCGCCACGGCACAGAACTTCCCCAGCACGAAGGAGGTTCGGGAAATGGGGAGCCCCAGAACCGACGAGGTGTAACGTTTCTCCACGTCGCGCCAGAGCGACGACGCGCCGGTCAGCACCGCGACCACAACCAGCAGAAAGGAGAGCGTCGAGAGACAGAGCGTCACCGAGAGTTCCTGTACCTGGCGCATCGAGAACAGGCTGAATGCGGGGATCAGGATGAGGGCAAGCAGGGCAAGGCAAAAGAGGAGATACAGGAACCGGTCGCGCAGCAAGGAGGCAACACTCAGGCGGAAGAAATTCTCAAATGTCGACATCAAGGATCCCTCGTGCGGTAGAAAAAAACGGGGTGCACAGAAAACAATGCACCCCGCTCGGACTAACAGATGGTACGAAGACTACTTGCTGGCAGTCCAACCTGCACCGAAGTAGGTGGAGGGAGTGGAGCCGCTGGCCAGGGACGCCGGGAAGGAAGTGCCGGAGGGGAAGCCCGGGGTGACGGTTGCGCCGGCAGCGGAGATGCCAGGGGCGGCGACGTCTACATAGTAGATGTTGGTGTCGACGGAGGAGGAGCCGTAAACCCTGCTCCCCTGGCCGTGGACGGCGCCAACGGTGTAGGAAACGCCGGTAGCGGTGGCGGAGTCGTATGCCATGGCTACGTTTGCGGAAGGTTTGAAGTCGAGCATGCCGTTGGTATCGGTGCCGAACGGAACGGTGCCGGAAGCGCTCGGATTGGTAAAGTTAACTGCATATGCGGACCCTACGCCAACAGCCAGAAGGGCAACGATCGCTAATACTTTCTTCATGATAAGCTCCTTTCGAAATAGAAGTTATTAGTACGGGTATTTCTGATTATCGGCGTAGTACGACTCGAGAGCGGTCTTGGAGTTTTTGA
Encoded here:
- a CDS encoding class I SAM-dependent methyltransferase yields the protein MNRLVEKIAPLVHRVLPLLEICLAPFTFLGALLFAFIRRAGIQRMPLTRRILFKVGVFPVVRHYYEPQFDCRGLRHPLSAERALPGIEWNLSEQLQILGEFHYADELARFPYEPTGELEYHYRNDFFCAGDSEYLYSMVRRLAPANVIEIGSGNSTLMVRNAIRKNAEDNPGYVCRHLCIEPYEMPWLEKAGVEVLRHRVEEVDPSIFSTLGPGDILFVDSSHMIRPQGDVLAIYLQILPTLRPGVVVHVHDILTPRDYFEQWLVDEVKFWNEQYLLEAFLTLNREFRIIGAVNYLKQHHFDLLSAKCPVLGSHPECEPGSFWLVRN
- a CDS encoding glycosyltransferase, whose amino-acid sequence is MLTPPKVSVVIPCYNHGAFLDETVDSVLAQSFADFEIIIVDDGSTDPGTVRLLEGYRRPKTTVLRTANGGVSRARNTGIARARGSYILPLDADDRIAPTYMEKAVAILDARPEVGIVYCDEEKFGEEQGLWDLPPYDPVAELFDNLIHPAAFFRKSDWARVGGYSPMFVYGWEDWDFWVSMTRLNKEVSKIPEILYYYRVRSVSRDHSMCFGHKFAMMALIIMRHKTLYLRHAGALFKKITWLVRSRLASP
- a CDS encoding decaprenyl-phosphate phosphoribosyltransferase, which gives rise to MIPYLRLLRTHQWLKNLMLFFPAFLSGAIMQPGMMQRMWLPFAAFCLASSATYVFNDLVDAGSDRLHPVKRGRPVASGDISLPAASLFALLLAAVGIGCGLMAQGDFWRYLVAYFVINVCYSLRLKALPIVDIFCIASGFVLRLQAGGAASGVMVSEWLFLSVFLLSLFLSTGKRLCEKGGLGDSAGEHRKSLESYPPGFLDLAMAMTGAAVLVTYTMYALSRHALIYTVPLCTFGLLRYTMRVKRGGGGDPTDALLKDLPLFVTGGLWAVLVALAIYR
- a CDS encoding ABC transporter permease subunit, with product MSTFENFFRLSVASLLRDRFLYLLFCLALLALILIPAFSLFSMRQVQELSVTLCLSTLSFLLVVVAVLTGASSLWRDVEKRYTSSVLGLPISRTSFVLGKFCAVALLLAVITVVFGAGSFAAIKVAAGSYPPDIPVRWDNFFAAVFFEYLKSVLLLALAILLSAVSTSFYFPFLGAIAVYMTGSASQDVYEMTMGAYGKELVPIARVAIKAVYYVIPNFSAFDLKTNAIYALPLAPVTLLLTLLYFACYTGIILSVSVWSFSRRELP
- a CDS encoding glycosyltransferase family 2 protein, which translates into the protein MKISVITICYNSAAQIGRAIESVLAQSHPELEYVIVDGGSSDGTVDIVRSYASRDPRIRWVSEPDDGISDAMNKGVALATGEIVAHLHSDEYYLDPGVLAEVASIFEANPERVWLTGGFHFVDPSGRFLREIKVRRYSYRRLIHSNIILHPATFVKRSAFLQVGGFDLSLRYCMDYHLWLRLGALGDPVTVNHPLACFCVHGGSRSTMEAASAYAEEFQVRLEFLEKRGSWQFPYRLEYLVKKELNRIFIRRLIALAGTEDAC
- a CDS encoding ABC transporter permease translates to MEKAADRGWDKVIRPRSGWFDVDPKEIWRYRDLVALFVWRDFVAVYKQTILGPLWYLIQPLLTTLVFTVIFGNVAKLPTEGIPPFLFYLSGVVAWRYFADCLNNTSNTFVANAHIFGKVYFPRIAVPVSVVISSLVSFGIQLVLFLLFIAYYRWSGVPVGLQPALALLPVLVLQMAALGLGFGIIVSAMTTRYRDLSHLVGFGVQLWMFATPVVYPSSSVPAQWRWLLDLNPMAPVVELFRHAFLGGAPVPLAGWLQSLAATAAVLLVGVLLFSRVEKTFMDTV
- a CDS encoding glycosyltransferase family 39 protein produces the protein MRFSLTSTTTGLKKQALFLVVVVLAVYSRAVFGTVVSIDDVGIMKFYGSQGLRLTDALTPGQGYYYRPVIALSFYLDHLLFGQNPIILHLENILIHAANAVLVLLLGRRLLPESTRWAPLVAALLFAVHPVNSEAVSWIAGRTDPLAASFVLLACISLLKGMETGRMRHTVASIALLVAGVMTKETAIVFVPASLLLIALLRHLHPGLHVESVRMQARVLVACYLLMGVLISAVLLSRTAGENSLAKLLIANIKSPAASLLLGGEVFGFYVKKMFLPWPLSFAIVDLSAWYLVAAVAGVLFCLFARRSYPTVTMLCIGALFLLPAVAVGVFDVAWTVAAERYLYIPSAFFAIGLTGYAAGAPQLRERLALIAVFCCIAAAGFATWHRTGIWGSNIALFEDSIATSPTVGMLHHELAIAYAKAGRYAEAAKELEVASSLNISEMLKRMIRKDRLLVRLQGVPPEEKRRLINLHGWNLVKQDKDLLEILRANDYLIVPKLGPGPEKAALISELVTVSEALFALTGDPILLYNNGQLLLESGDRGGARASFVRCATAAPRDAYYIKAALKLAAALEER
- a CDS encoding ABC transporter ATP-binding protein, giving the protein MWKQYRLGVVNHHTLALDLQSWWSRVRRREDPNSIVGGSCARHGGDQFWALKDVSFEVRQGDVLGIIGRNGAGKSTLLKILSRVTAPSRGEVRYKGRIASLLEVGTGFHPELTGRENVFLNGAILGLSKADIRKRFDEIVSFAEIDAFIDTPVKRYSSGMYVRLAFAVAAHLDPEILVVDEVLAVGDAQFQAKCLGKMQDVGTQGRTVLFVSHNMQAMRQLCGRAILLREGEIVVDGTPQAAIEEYLREGSRGADCGSLDQLLRDLPADPVFRFDRIALRQHGRDVQQSVENGTALEVEIAYQVLQRTSGLRVFLDLYDDQGTLLFRSFNDEDGDGIPTVEAGGFLSRVEIPADLLAPTSYTLKIFATIFNVRTCYPDGISIPLRVERTGKANRAYPAEPIRGKLAPWLRWETITTSKGGTT
- a CDS encoding ABC transporter ATP-binding protein → MNPLEIDRLSKTYRGKRLAKVAALSDLSLQVGSGEVFGFLGPNGAGKSTTIKSIMGFIRPDAGTVTLFGKPVQDPASHLRVGYLPENPSFYDFLSAREYLRFVGRAFGMDAGAIASRSAQLLELLDLAGAADRPMRGYSKGMVQRLGLAQAMLHDPDLYILDEPMSGLDPVGRSLVKEIIRDLKRRGKTVFFSTHITADVEVVCDRVGIVVGGRLRAIDSVANILQSGLEGYLLQVTRGGAQEELQVEKAQLQQVLSDLVAAGATIDRIEPQRKDMEAFLLEILAHQHDDRA
- a CDS encoding glycosyltransferase family 2 protein; the protein is MSGYVILVNYNGWRDTLECLETLLRSEYRDFRVVVCDNGSTDNSLERIGAWAAGTEPAQVGGRYARLAASPLDRPIPFVRYGKAAAEAGGDRDENAPLILVECGANLGFAGGNNVGLRYALARGCDWVWLLNNDTVVEPQALGNLVDRLAGTPGAGICGSTLLLYGEPSRVQALGGGWYCRWLGLAWHLGRLGRWPQRVDRDQVERRMSYPVGASMLVSADFLREVGLMCEEYFLFFEELDWVLRSRGRFRMLYAPDSVVYHKVGGAIGTSSHPGRKSLACDYWNIRNRIFFTRRWYPAALPTVYLTLAGALLTRALLGKWDRVAMIFTLMCGGWREKGAAVTLTRD